Genomic segment of Acidobacteriota bacterium:
AGATGGTGATGCCGGGGGACAATGTGAACCTGACCATCAAGCTGATCACCCCGATAGCGATGGAAAAGGGTTTGCGGTTCGCGATCCGCGAGGGCGGACGGACCGTGGGCGCCGGCACCATTTCGGATATCCTGGA
This window contains:
- the tuf gene encoding elongation factor Tu (EF-Tu; promotes GTP-dependent binding of aminoacyl-tRNA to the A-site of ribosomes during protein biosynthesis; when the tRNA anticodon matches the mRNA codon, GTP hydrolysis results; the inactive EF-Tu-GDP leaves the ribosome and release of GDP is promoted by elongation factor Ts; many prokaryotes have two copies of the gene encoding EF-Tu), with the protein product MVMPGDNVNLTIKLITPIAMEKGLRFAIREGGRTVGAGTISDILE